From Vitis vinifera cultivar Pinot Noir 40024 chromosome 14, ASM3070453v1, a single genomic window includes:
- the LOC104881655 gene encoding uncharacterized protein LOC104881655, with amino-acid sequence MEVETTFSHVAPPIFDSDNYQAWAVRMTVHLEALDLWEAIKEDYDVPSLPENPTMTQLKTHKERKIRKSKAKAYLFYAVLSTIFTRIMNLESAKDIWDYLKKEYQCNERTKNMQVLNLIREFEMLKMKETETIKDYSDKLLGIVNKVRLLGKDFSDERIVQKILVTLPEKYESKISSLEESKDLSSISLAELVNALQTQEQRRMIRKEESMEGALQEKA; translated from the coding sequence ATGGAAGTTGAAACAACTTTCTCCCATGTTGCACCACCGATTTTTGATAGTGATAACTATCAAGCTTGGGCTGTTAGAATGACAGTCCATCTTGAAGCATTAGATCTTTGGGAAGCTATAAAGGAAGACTATGATGTTCCCTCATTGCCGGAAAACCCTACGATGACTCAGCTTAAGACCCACAAAGAGAGGAAGATCAGGAAATCCAAAGCTAAAGCCTACTTATTCTATGCTGTTTTAAGCACTATATTTACAAGAATCATGAACCTGGAGTCAGCAAAAGATATTTGGGACTACCTTAAAAAGGAATACCAATGCAATGAAAGAACCAAAAATATGCAAGTACTCAACTTGATCAGGGAGTTTGAAATGCTGAAAATGAAGGAGACAGAAACCATCAAAGACTACTCTGACAAGTTGCTGGGTATAGTAAACAAGGTGAGGTTGCTTGGTAAGGACTTCTCTGATGAACGAATTGTGCAAAAAATTCTTGTAACTCTGCCTGAAAAGTATGAGTCTAAAATTTCCTCATTAGAAGAATCTAAGGATTTGTCAAGCATATCCTTGGCAGAATTGGTGAATGCATTGCAGACACAAGAGCAAAGGAGAAtgataagaaaagaagaatcgATGGAGGGTGCTCTTCAAGAAAAGGCATAA